Proteins co-encoded in one Paracrocinitomix mangrovi genomic window:
- a CDS encoding single-stranded DNA-binding protein, whose protein sequence is MATIFETRLIGNIGKDAVVKTMDKGVIALNFPVAHNKNWRDKRTGEQRTKTTWVNCTIWKREGANMRILDFLKKGTLVEIVGTPFAKGYLQDDQSVKAEIRLNVSKTNILRPAKGGEVDYDFDEDDDSNENNYSSDATRRLLEELEHDLF, encoded by the coding sequence ATGGCAACCATTTTTGAAACCAGGCTTATTGGTAATATCGGAAAAGACGCAGTTGTAAAAACCATGGACAAAGGCGTTATCGCTTTAAACTTTCCGGTAGCTCATAATAAGAACTGGCGCGACAAGCGAACGGGTGAGCAGCGAACAAAGACCACCTGGGTGAATTGTACCATTTGGAAGAGGGAAGGTGCTAATATGCGAATTCTTGATTTCCTTAAAAAAGGTACGCTAGTTGAAATCGTTGGAACTCCTTTTGCTAAAGGATATCTTCAAGATGATCAATCAGTGAAAGCAGAAATCAGATTAAATGTTTCTAAAACCAATATCCTTAGACCAGCTAAGGGTGGAGAAGTTGATTATGATTTTGATGAGGATGACGATTCAAACGAAAACAACTACAGTTCTGATGCAACAAGAAGATTGCTTGAAGAACTAGAGCATGAT
- a CDS encoding N-acetylmuramoyl-L-alanine amidase, which produces MKYIFTILCFTALLVRANDDQVSILIDPGHGGKDPGHLPHVKNGLQEKVLTLKIAEKVGFYLTHNIGNVKVGYTRTDDSYPTLDERVEMANNGYDYMLSIHINGSTKDQISGTETIIHNYAAKTSYKWAQLIEDQFKSRAGRHSRGVKTSDDLGHSLQVLKFTKIPTVVVECGFITNSTESAYLATDYGQDIIASAIFRATRSFVKTQHPKIDFSVKELQENVVKEEGKNEAFYRVQIMSSKSPIEPDDARFKCIDYEVERVMIETSSNYKYRYYVGKYNSKKDAKPVRKDVQDKGFKDAFITYV; this is translated from the coding sequence ATGAAGTACATATTTACCATATTGTGTTTTACGGCTTTGTTAGTAAGGGCCAATGATGATCAAGTTTCAATTTTGATTGATCCCGGTCATGGCGGAAAAGATCCCGGTCATTTACCGCATGTAAAAAACGGATTGCAAGAAAAGGTATTGACACTAAAAATTGCGGAGAAAGTTGGGTTTTATTTAACCCACAATATTGGCAATGTTAAAGTAGGTTATACAAGAACAGATGATTCTTATCCTACCTTGGATGAAAGAGTTGAGATGGCTAACAATGGGTATGATTATATGTTAAGTATTCATATCAATGGAAGTACTAAAGATCAAATCAGTGGCACAGAAACCATCATTCATAACTATGCTGCTAAAACATCTTACAAATGGGCTCAGTTGATAGAAGATCAATTTAAAAGTAGAGCAGGAAGACACAGTAGGGGAGTTAAAACTTCTGATGATTTGGGACATTCGTTGCAAGTATTAAAGTTTACCAAGATTCCAACAGTTGTTGTAGAGTGTGGATTTATTACTAATTCTACTGAATCTGCCTATTTAGCTACTGATTATGGACAAGATATAATTGCATCTGCCATTTTTAGAGCTACTAGATCTTTTGTTAAAACACAGCATCCAAAAATTGATTTTAGTGTTAAAGAATTACAGGAAAATGTAGTGAAGGAAGAGGGCAAGAATGAGGCTTTTTATAGGGTACAAATAATGTCATCTAAATCGCCAATTGAACCTGATGATGCTCGTTTTAAGTGTATTGATTATGAGGTAGAACGTGTCATGATAGAGACGAGTAGTAACTACAAGTATCGCTATTACGTAGGAAAATACAATAGCAAGAAAGATGCAAAACCGGTTAGGAAGGATGTGCAGGATAAAGGGTTCAAAGATGCCTTTATTACCTACGTTTAG
- a CDS encoding S41 family peptidase produces the protein MSKWLLLPLMLIQLQGWSQKENPTDFEIYKNLELFELVYKTVDMEYVDVTNPGHLMKTAIDAMLAELDPYTNYIPESKIEDYKLMTTGQYGGIGALIQQQDDKVVITDPHEGYPAQKAGLYAGDEFIEIDDKNVEGLSSSEVSEKLKGKPGSEVKIKVNRNGETITKTLTREEVKLSPVPYYGMVNEDVGYIKLTSFTKTAGEDVKAAFGSLKKDKNMQKLILDLRGNPGGLLIEAVKIVNMFVNKGEVIVWMKGRDNRNDVSYAAPLKPEDLNIPVVVLVDGNSASASEIVSGALQDFDRAVVVGQTSYGKGLVQRPLDLKYNAKIKVTIAKYYTPSGRCIQKLDYTNRKEGDDASAVSDSLLHKFKTRNGREVLDGRGIEPDVKVPDREYSRLLQTLVINNIIFDFATKFRAENESIAKPGEYNLSDDTYKAFVTYVMEREFEYSTASGDLMKRLEETAKDENYLTDAEAEFNALMEKFKPSKERDLQKFKSEITEILEDEIIGRYYFQKGRIEQNMGEDPFILEAVKILNDPSRYKSILNIQE, from the coding sequence ATGAGTAAATGGTTACTTCTTCCTTTAATGTTAATTCAGCTTCAAGGCTGGTCGCAAAAGGAGAACCCAACAGATTTTGAGATTTATAAGAATCTTGAGCTGTTTGAATTGGTATACAAAACTGTTGACATGGAATATGTTGACGTTACCAATCCGGGTCACTTAATGAAGACGGCAATTGATGCAATGTTAGCTGAATTGGACCCCTATACCAATTACATTCCTGAATCAAAAATTGAAGATTACAAATTAATGACCACTGGTCAATATGGGGGAATTGGAGCATTGATTCAACAACAAGATGATAAGGTAGTAATTACAGATCCTCACGAAGGTTATCCTGCTCAGAAAGCTGGTTTATATGCCGGTGATGAATTCATTGAAATTGATGATAAAAATGTAGAAGGTCTTAGCTCTTCAGAAGTTTCAGAAAAGTTGAAAGGTAAGCCCGGAAGTGAAGTAAAAATTAAAGTCAATAGAAATGGTGAAACAATCACTAAAACACTTACCAGAGAAGAAGTTAAGTTGAGTCCGGTTCCTTATTATGGAATGGTCAATGAAGATGTGGGATATATCAAACTTACCTCTTTTACTAAAACTGCCGGAGAAGATGTAAAAGCTGCTTTTGGAAGTTTGAAAAAAGACAAAAACATGCAAAAGCTAATCCTTGATTTAAGAGGTAATCCGGGTGGTTTATTAATTGAGGCAGTGAAGATTGTTAACATGTTTGTAAACAAAGGAGAAGTTATTGTTTGGATGAAAGGAAGAGATAACAGAAATGATGTTTCTTATGCTGCTCCTCTTAAACCTGAGGATTTGAATATACCGGTTGTGGTTTTGGTGGATGGAAATTCAGCTTCTGCATCTGAAATTGTGTCCGGTGCTTTGCAAGATTTTGACCGTGCTGTAGTTGTTGGTCAAACATCATACGGAAAAGGATTGGTACAAAGACCTTTGGATCTTAAATACAATGCCAAAATCAAAGTTACTATCGCCAAGTATTATACTCCAAGTGGTAGATGTATTCAAAAATTGGATTACACCAACCGTAAAGAAGGGGATGATGCCAGTGCCGTATCTGATTCATTATTACACAAGTTTAAAACCAGAAATGGAAGGGAAGTATTGGACGGAAGAGGAATTGAACCAGATGTAAAAGTTCCGGATAGAGAATACAGCAGATTGTTGCAAACCTTAGTAATTAATAACATCATATTTGATTTTGCTACAAAGTTCAGAGCAGAAAATGAATCAATTGCCAAGCCAGGAGAATACAATTTATCTGATGACACGTACAAGGCTTTTGTTACTTATGTAATGGAACGTGAATTTGAATATTCTACAGCTTCAGGAGATTTGATGAAGAGATTAGAAGAAACAGCTAAGGATGAAAATTATCTGACAGATGCTGAGGCTGAATTCAATGCATTAATGGAGAAATTCAAGCCGTCAAAAGAAAGAGATTTACAAAAATTCAAGTCTGAAATCACTGAGATTTTAGAGGATGAGATTATTGGAAGATACTATTTTCAAAAGGGTAGAATAGAACAAAATATGGGAGAGGATCCTTTCATATTAGAAGCCGTTAAAATATTAAACGATCCTTCACGTTATAAGTCCATACTCAACATCCAAGAATAA
- a CDS encoding O-antigen ligase family protein, which translates to MSIGAIWIVANWLIEADFKDYWKRFKTTPTVWMLLGILLWGLLSLLWSDDVQYGLKDLARKMPFFAIPFALGLSKPIEKKVLYFLLYLFLGILTLTSAINFYRYHFVIEGVDVREMSFFISHVRFGILTALGVFIAIYLIVKRSKLWWLWTIILAWLIFYNIRSQTLTAYILMAVLGLFSALYFISKLKHKGLKWSLNGLIVSSLAGFVWILSNAVGSYTSAPQLTYQDLDGHTVNGRLYHHDLSVQERENGNHVWIYVQQEELESEWNKRSSIPYMGKDAKGQPMFGTILRYMTSKNLRKDSVGVWTLTEEEIHEIENGKTSIAQTNSLKKKLHEFIYQFEVYQYQGDPNGHSLLQRLEHLRIAWRIVRDQPIIGVGMGDVPEAFEQEYISSESMLAEENRHRSHNQYLTLWISHGIFGLLMIVGMLFYPMLKAKNKDYFFWIVMLTLTISMLFQDMLETQAGVTIFGLFYGLAVYREEAKV; encoded by the coding sequence ATGAGTATTGGAGCTATTTGGATTGTTGCCAATTGGTTGATTGAGGCAGACTTTAAAGATTACTGGAAACGATTTAAAACTACCCCTACAGTTTGGATGCTTTTGGGAATATTGCTGTGGGGATTACTTTCACTTTTATGGTCAGATGATGTGCAGTATGGTTTAAAAGATTTGGCGCGTAAAATGCCGTTTTTTGCCATTCCGTTTGCATTGGGATTATCCAAACCAATAGAGAAGAAAGTCTTATACTTTTTACTTTATCTGTTTCTTGGAATACTAACCTTGACTTCGGCTATCAACTTTTACAGGTATCATTTTGTAATTGAAGGAGTGGACGTCCGTGAAATGTCTTTTTTTATATCTCATGTTCGCTTTGGTATTTTAACAGCATTAGGGGTTTTTATTGCGATTTATTTAATTGTTAAAAGGTCAAAATTGTGGTGGTTGTGGACGATCATTTTAGCATGGTTGATTTTTTACAATATCCGCTCACAAACCTTAACAGCTTATATTTTAATGGCTGTTTTAGGATTGTTTAGCGCATTGTACTTCATCAGTAAATTAAAGCACAAGGGATTAAAATGGTCCTTAAATGGGCTAATCGTTTCTTCTTTAGCAGGTTTTGTTTGGATCTTATCAAATGCAGTAGGTTCATACACTTCAGCTCCACAATTGACATATCAAGATTTAGACGGCCATACCGTAAATGGTAGATTATATCATCATGACTTATCAGTTCAGGAAAGAGAAAATGGGAATCATGTTTGGATTTATGTTCAGCAAGAAGAATTGGAAAGTGAATGGAACAAAAGATCTTCAATTCCTTACATGGGAAAGGATGCCAAAGGACAACCAATGTTTGGTACTATTTTGAGATACATGACTTCAAAGAATCTCAGAAAAGATTCAGTTGGTGTTTGGACGTTGACTGAAGAAGAAATACATGAAATTGAGAACGGAAAAACATCTATTGCACAGACAAATAGTTTGAAAAAGAAACTACATGAGTTTATTTATCAATTTGAAGTTTATCAATATCAAGGAGATCCAAATGGACATTCGCTCTTACAACGTTTAGAACACTTGAGAATTGCCTGGAGAATAGTTAGGGATCAACCTATTATTGGTGTTGGAATGGGAGATGTACCTGAAGCTTTTGAGCAAGAATATATCAGTTCAGAATCAATGCTGGCTGAAGAAAATCGTCACCGCTCTCACAATCAATATTTAACCTTATGGATATCACATGGAATATTTGGCTTGTTGATGATTGTTGGAATGCTTTTCTATCCTATGTTAAAAGCAAAAAACAAGGATTATTTCTTTTGGATTGTAATGTTGACGCTCACTATTTCAATGCTTTTTCAAGATATGTTGGAGACGCAAGCAGGCGTTACCATTTTTGGATTGTTTTATGGTTTAGCTGTGTATAGAGAAGAAGCTAAGGTGTAA